The sequence AGTTTGCTCCTCTAACTTCCCGACttaagagacagagagagcctGGCATGGGTGGGGTAGAGGTGAGGACCCACGTGAAGACGGAGCATTCGCATCCCAGCTGCTCTGCCGTCAGTTCTCCCTTCCTTCGCATCAAGTGATTCCCAAGTTTGGCAACAATGACACTGGCATTTGGGAGGGAAACAAAAGCCTATTCCCAAGCCAAATGCAAGCATATCTCAGGCTCCTAATCACATGAAACTACCCTGAGCTGGACGCCCTCATTTTGGAGATAATCAAAAGTTGCCTTTagctggcacagccacagccacctgggctCCCATGGCCTTTGCAACACAGGGACCTCCTGTCTATGCCCATCTGTCCTCGAGATTTGGGAGACAAATGGCTTCCCTGCTGCCAAGGGTTGTTCTCCAGCTCCAGCGCAGCATGCCAGGAGCTGAAGAGAGGCctggagggctgggaggaggcagaaagGTCACGGTATTACAGGGTAGAGAGGAAGGGGACAGTGGGCAGACACCCAGGCTCCCCTTGACCCCAACACAGGGCACCATGAGCAAAACACCAGACATTTGCTAAGCACTCCGGTGCTCAGAGTGCGTCACAGGGCTCTCAGCATGAGAGGAGGGAGGCAAGACAGAATAGACCTGGAACACTCTCGTGTCTCTCAGAGCTCTAGCTGTCTGGTTGGGGAGAAAAACCTTGGCCTGAATCTGACATGTGGGGAGAGACTGTGGGTAGAATGAATGGGATACATGTGGGGACATTGGACACACCCGGGTCTCCATCGAAGCTCCATCATCTACCAGCTGTGTgaacttgagcaagttacttaaccttgtGAGCTTCTGCTACCTCACTGGGAAAATAGGGAGAAATTGGTTTGGAGCAGATGATATTTAATTTTGGCAGAGGCATTGAAAGGATTGGGAATAAGACTTATGAAGTGCCTAGTCCAGCGAGTCATCAGTGACAGCTAGTGtccttgttccttttttattttcacaaatgcATTGAGGGGCCCTCCAGCCTCCTGGGCTCCCCTGAGTCTCAGAATCTGTGACATTGAATGTAGTGACATTGAATCTGTGACACTGAAAGTGACATGGACACTGTTTGGCAATGAATCACAGCATTTCCCCCATACCTCGTGTTCTTCTGTAACTCTTGGATATTAAACTTCACATATAATTAAACTTCACATATACCTTGTTCTTTAAGAGGTTATAAATCCTGGAAGGCAAATCTAGTGTCCCAGAATTTTTCATACTCCACCAGGGGGCCACGCCCAGCCCCAGGCACAAAGTGGCCTTCCACATGTGACTCATTCTGCGGTTGATGGATTGTTTGGCCTGAGAGGAGGCTGGTACAGGAGAGGAGTGGGGAACGGGACTGGTGAGTGGATTGGGGCCAGCTGAGGATGCCAAGGGAGGATTTTTGACTTGAATCCATGACTGGAGGCACCAAAGTGGTCTCTGAGCGGCGGAGTGGAGTGACAGGCAGTATGAATAGGTGTTTTATAAAGATCAATCAGACAGTGGTGAGCAGCATTGTCGCGGGGCAGATGGTTCGCCAGcgtgagctgctgtggctctaggcCAGATATGAAGTCATGGGATCTGCAGTGGAATGAGAGGAAGGACGATGCAGGTGCTTTTCTCCACTCACATGGTGCTGCAGGCAGGGGACAGAGAGGTCACACAGAGTGTCCAGGTGGAACAGCAAGGGAGCCAGAGGTCAGTTTGGAGTCTGATACTTTCATCCTATTTGTTTTCCTGAGTTTGAGATAAGAGCCCTTGATGTGTTCAGTGGAAACCCTGCCATAAAGTTATAGGTGGATCTCAACATGTGAAATATGAGGTCTCGTTATTGCAAAGCTAATAAAATGACCAGAGTAGACAGTGCTGTCACCAGGCTGTGAGCTCCAGGAGTCTGGGAGCCAACTGCCCATCACACTATATAAGGATTTgtgctattggagttcccactgtggtgcggtgggttaagaatccaattgcagcagctcaggttgctgcagagaggcaagtgcaatccctggcccggcctgatgtaggtcacagctatagctgtgattcagtacctggcccaggaacttccacacaccacaggtgcagccaaaaaaaaaaaaaaaaatttgtgctgTTTTGAGGCAGTTTGTCATAGGGTTTTACTGTGTCACACGATAGACATTTCACACTGTTTTCCTCATTCCTCCCCAAGCTGGCAGGAAGCTGAGGGGGGTAAGCAGAGGCCCATTCAGGTCCCTGGCTCTGCCCAGAATCCAGGGCCTTGTCTCAAGCCCCCTCCTTTCACCCAGGCCAGGCTCAGCCCCATGGGGCACCACCAGGACCCTGGCCTGGCCAGAGAGAGCCCAGGGCTcaaggaggaggagcagaggaaatgaaccccTGACTGGCTCTACAAAGCAGACATTTGATGCGTGAAGAactgtccccttcctccctccaccagGCCTTTTATGCTGCCTTGGAGGGAGGGGTCCCTCTCAGCCAGCTCCTCCCAACCTCGCTCCCTGGCAGGGGGTCTGGCCCCCTTCTCCCCCCTGCTGCCATCATAAGTAATGGCCACTTGCTCCCAAGCTCCACCCTGGACAGCTCCCATTGTGAAACTATTGCTATACAGCACTGGAATCCGCCTGCTTGCAAATTCCGCCATCCATCTCTGTCCTGCCTCAGAGCCCATGGAATAAACCTGTTCCCTTTTGTAACGGCTGCTTGAGACATTGCCATAAAAAAGACATGATGATATATTAGTGGTCTGATGGCTGCTTTTGTGAAAGGAACTCTAAACTGCCCCCATTCCTACAGTCTGAGACACACTTTAACTCGCCTCTGCTTGGAGCTTTAATGTTCTTAAGACCCTCTCTGCTCTGTAAGCTTTGCAGTGAACTTTGGCCAAAAGCAGCGGATGTGGACAAGAAGAGAACTCAGACCCTGGCACCGGGGGAGTCTTGCAAGTCCCCTCAGGGGACCGGGGCggtgcagggcagggcaggtgtcTGGGGAGAACCTggtctcctctttcttctctgggGCAGTTGAGAGCAGGAGAGGCTGAGAGGGTGAGGGAGCCTGAGTGGCCAGCATCCCCTCTGCATTTGTCTTTGCTCTTTTCGTATCCCGTCCTGCATTGGAAAGGCAAGGCGCTTCATCTCTTGCCTTAGGAACCCTGACCAGAGTGGCCCCAGGACAGCCGTTCTAATGCCATTCATTGCAGTCCCTGGGGAGGGTTTCAAAAACCTCAGTGCCTGGGCCTGCGCTAGCCCAGAAGGCCCAGAAATAGGcaggttttctgttttgcttgcttaagctttttaaaagatcCCCAGGAGATTCTAATTTGCAGTCAGGGCTGGAAACAACTGTTCTAGAACTTGTTAGGCCCTAGATGAAAGAAGTAGCATGAGGCAAAACTGCTTTCTTCCAGAATCTTCTGTTTTTATCTTGTGTAACCCAATTCAGATGTTCTGCTGTTATCCGTTCTCTCTACTGGCAGACAGTTATTTTTGATGGATAGAATCTTAggtaatattattaatatttatcacTAGTCACGgctagttattttttattatttaatttgtgtTGCTTATAAAGTGCCAAATCATGTTTCTAGCGTTTgatacccatttttttctttttctttctttcttttctctttctttcttttttttttttttttttttttttttttttttttttgctttttagggctgcattagcagcatatggaagttcccaggctaggggttgaattagagctacagttgccagcctacaccatagccttagcaatgccagatccttaacccactgatcgaggtggggaattgagcctgtgtcctcctggatactagttgggttcattaccactcagccacgatgggacaTCCTGATACACATTTCTGAGAGCTGAGGGAAATATACATGggagtagtcttttttttttttttttttgtctttttggcatttcttgggccgctcccgcggcatatggaggttcccaggctaggggtctaatcggaggtgtagccaccagcctatgccagggccacagcaacacaggatccaagccacgtctgcaacttataccacagctcacagcaacgccagatcgttaacccactgagcaagggcagggatcgaacccgcaacctcatggttcctagtcggattcgttaaccactgcgccacgacgggaactccaggggagtAGCCTTTATTGAGTTCTGATTGGCTAAATCTGCTAGCAGGAAGGTTGGCCCAAATGTCAACCAGTGAACAGAACCTCAAAACCacagattgaggagttcccattttggctcatgtgggttcagaacctgactagtatccatgaggacacaggtttgatccctcacctcactcagtgggttaaggatctggcaatgccacaagctgtggtataggtcgaagactcagctcagatctggtgttgctgtggctgtggctgtggtgtaaagctggcagctacagcttcgatttgactcctagcctgggaacttccatatgttgcaggtctgaccctaaaaagaaaaaaaagaacaacacagGGTGCCAGGATTACTTTTGTATGTGTATTTAGTCCCTTGATGTCTAGTTTGATGCATTTGCTGGTGAAATACACCCAAATCAAACCATTGATCCCAGATGAAAATATGAGCACCTGTGCATTGTATAATTTATGCAAATTGTCCTTGAGAGAATGAAGTAGAAACACAGTCTTGAGAAACAGGTGAGTGTTCTGAATTCCCAAGTGTGCTGAATTCTAGGGTGTCCAGGGATGTTGTCTCCCACTGAAACCCTGCCTCCCTTATGTGAGGTCACGGGTTGCTGGAACAAGGGACAACACTGTCTTCAACCTCCTCTGGTGACAAAGGGGAGCCCCACCCCTTTCTTTATAAAGTCTCCATGTAGCCTCTTTCCTTCTAGAGCCTGACATGATCTATCGAACTCATTGAAAATAGAACTCACCTGATAGGTGACTATCCCTAAgcttcaagagaaaagaaagattctGTCCTGGAGACACCCAAAGGGGCAGCCTTTTGGCTCCTTTGTGTATCCCCTTAGCAGCCTTGGCCCCTTTGGCCAATGGAAGATCCCTTGGCAGACTCATGTCATGGCATGGGCTCCCCCAACCTCCTTGTCACCCAGCGCCTCCTTCACCCCAAGCCTCTTCTGTTTTCTAGCCTCCGatctctgccccctctccccgccccagtGTTCTCCTAGACTCTCTGCAGCCAGGGCCAGTCTTTGGGGGTGTGCATCAGTGTGCGAAGTGTTCCTTCTCCTGGCTTGTTTCGGATAAATCAGCCCCGAGGACCTGCCTTGGAACAAGAACCTGGGATGTTACCCCTGGCTTATCCCAGCctgagctcctttttttttttttttttttttttttttccttcggccatgctcttggcatgcagaagttcccgggccaggggtcaaacccaagccacagcagcgacaatgccaaatccttaatggctaggccaccagggaactccacgtgctcttttttttcttttttttttgggggggggcacactgtatatggagttcccaggccatcgATCAGGtccgagccatagttgcaacctatgtgGCAGcatcagcaatgctggatcctttaactctctgtgctggaccagggattgaacctgtgtcctggtgctgcaggaaTGCTACGAATCCCTTGCActatagcgggaactcccatgaactcATTCTTATGATGCCAATGCATTGGACTCTGGGTCCTGCCACAGAGCAGCACAAGCATGTAGACACCCCAGGTGACCCTGGACTATGCCTAGGTGTCCCCTGACCCCACACCTGTGTTTTGAGGCAGGTGCCCACGTTCACTCAGTGTGTGAAGTCAGACACAGCCTCCAGCTGGGAGGCAGGAAAGTGAGGGGAAGAGGGTGGTGGGGAGGTCTAGGTtctagtcccagctctgccatgtaCAGTCTGCGTGATCTTGGGGAAAtgcctcttcccttccctgtgaCTCTTCCTTTGTACAATGAAAGGGTTGTATTATGGATCCCAGTGATTCTCAGTCTGGCTCCCGTTAGAATCACCCTGGAGCTTTTAAATCTCCAACTCGCCCACCTGCCCAGAGATTCTTGTCTGGAATGGGCCCAGGtctcagcattttttaaaaagctcctttGGTGATTGTCatgtgcagccagggttgaggAGCACAGGGCCAGAGCAGCTGTAAGGTCCTTTCCATTGGTATAATCATAGTGTCTGACAGAGAGGAACTACCTCGTTAGATAGCTCTTCCCCACAGCTTCACCCATGGGCCCAGATGAGGAGGGCAGGGCACCCAGACTCAGGGAAGACAGAAGTCTCTGGGTCAAATGTGTGGGTATTGGAGCACAAGAGCACGAGCCCAGGCCCAGCTCTCTGGGTTCCTCCCATGAAACATGGGGATAACAACAGGGCTATTTATTGAATTGTTGTATTGACTTAACTCATGCTTGTCAAGTGCTTAAGAtgatgcctggcacaaagtactCCGTGAACTTAGTCATTGCTGTGGAGGACACCTGGATGAGAGGGTTCCCAGAGGAGAGCGTCCAGGTGTATTCTTGGGAcgcaggtgagggagggggggAATGCAGCGGGCTTGAGCCTCTGGACCTCTGTCTGGCAGGGCTTGCCTGGAGGCACGGGACCCGTACTGCGGCTGGGATGGGAAGCAGCAGCGTTGCAGCACGCTTGAGGACAGCTCCAATATGAGCCTCTGGACCCAGAACATCACAGAGTGTCCTGTGAGAACCCTTTCATACCCCCTACCAGCCTCTGACTCCCCATCTGTGTCCCCACATCCCTGGGACCTTGTGCCTTCCCTGCCTCTGTCTTGTGTGACAGGGTCTTGTTCCCGATGTGTGTCTCCAGGTGCGAAATGTGACTCGGGATGGGAGCTTCGGCCCGTGGTCACCATGGCAACCATGTGAGCACTTAGATGGGGACACCTCAGGCTCTTGCCTGTGTCGGGCCCGAGCCTGTGACTCCCCCCGGCCCCGCTGTGGGGGCCGAGACTGCCTGGGCCCAGCCATTCACATTGCCAACTGTTCCAGGTATGTGAAGAGACAGGGCTTGCCGGCGGTAGCCTTGGAATGGAGTGGGGGAGTGGAGGAACCGGGGCATCTCCAGCCAGATGTTTGCACCAAGGGACAGAAAACACTTCAGGGCTGTGCAGGGGACTGGACTGGTGGCTGATGTCTGAGGCAGGGAACACAAGCCCTGGGAGAGTTTCCACTCCAGTGGGAGAGCGGTTTCCACCTTGTGGATGCTCTGTGAACGAAAAGGAAGTCTGCATAGGCATGGGAGTCACGCCTAGACAAATCATAGCCTCAGTAAGCCTCGCCGTCCCAAACAGGAGGGACAACATGGGATGGTGGTGGTGCCCTAACCACGCTGAGCTTCTTTAAATGAGGGTGACAGTGCCCACTCTCAGGGTTGTTGGGAAGGTTAAATGAGaccataatatttatatatatggagTGCTTTTATACTGCCTACTACCTGTGGCCTCCCTAAAgtggttaaaataaataataattctaGACACtcttaaaataactttatatacattggaattccctttgtggcgcagtggttaatgaacccgactaggatccatgaggatgcgggttcaatccctggcctcgctcagtgggttaaggatccaatgttgccatgagctgtggtgtaggttgcagacgtggctcggatcccgaggtgctgtggctgtggtgtcggccaggaactgtggctctgattcaacccctacctgggaacttccatatgctgctggtgcggccctaaaaagacaaagaaaaaaaaaaagaaaattaaaaacccaattttatatatgtttattaatttAACCATCACAACCACCTCATGGAGTAGGAATATAATCACTGTCCTCATAAGAGTATGATGAAGCACAGAAGGTTTTGGTAACTTGCCCAGCCTCAAACAGccagtaagtggtagagccaaCATTTGAAAATTGCAGTTAAAAGAGACAAGAGTGGGTGGTGTCTTGAGGTTTGAGCAAAGCATGTGCAATAGTAGAACTGAGCACATGAGTTTGAGTGCAAGGGTCTGCCAACCAACAAGGCTGAGACAAAGGCTGCAGATGGGAATGGCCTTCTCAAGACTGTGTCCTTTGCCCCTGAGAGTAGAGGCCATGTCCTGTCTCTGTGCTCTAACTCTGAGTACAGCCTGATGTAGGGAAGAAGGCGCTCAATCCATGTTggaagaatgaacaaatgaatgaatgaagagggCCCGGTTTAGGAGATACCTTCTGTCAGTGTCTGGCACTTCCTGACAACAATACAAAATCCATCcatgcagatgtaattagttctGAGAAACTAGGGTCAGAGGGTCATTTGTCTCTGTCCCCTCGGGCCCCACCAGGAACGGGGCGTGGACCCCGTGGTCGTCGTGGGCCCTGTGCAGCACGTCCTGTGGGATTGGATTCCAGGTCCGCCAGCGAAGTTGCAGCAACCCTGCTCCGCGCCACGGGGGCCGCATCTGCGTGGGCAAGAGCCGGGAGGAGCGGTGAGCTAGGGTGTGGATGGAGGTTTCTGAGACAAGCCAGCCCCGAAGTCCCAGACTTTCCAGATGCCCGAAAAGGTGGCCTGGATTCTCCGGGTGATCTGGTGGTCTCTCGTTCTTCCCGGTCTCGCAGTCCCAGTGAGCTCTTGTGAGGGAAGCGGGTGCCCGCTCCCTGGAGTGATGAcacctccccctcttcccctcagATTCTGTAACGAGAACACGCCTTGCCCAGTGCCCATCTTCTGGGCATCTTGGGGCTCCTGGAGCAAGTGCAGCAGCAACTGTGGTGGCGGCGTGCAGTCGCGGAGTCGGGCCTGTGAGAATGGCAACTCCTGCCCAGGCTGCGGAATGGTGAGGGCGGGGCGGGGTTGAGGTGGGCGCTGGATGCTTGGACCTCGAGCCaaagggtggggaggtggggccaGAGCGCAGGGCAGGCCTGGGCTTGGAGGCTCTAAAACAACACTGGCTCCCATCCCAAAGGAGTTCAAGACATGCAACCCCGAGGGCTGCCCCGAAGTCCGGCGCAACACACCGTGGACGCCTTGGCTGCCCGTGAACGTGACCCAGGGAGGGGCGCGGCAGGAGCAGCGCTTCCGCTTCACATGTCGCGCGCCCCTGCCTGATCCCCACGGCCTGCAGTTTGGCAGGAGGAGAGTGGAGACCCGAACCTGCCCTGCAGACGGCTCCGGAGCCTGTGACACTGATGGTACAGCCCTGTGCCTCCCTACTCTCCACCCTCCTTCCCAGGCTCTGAGTGATGGCGCGGGGTGGAGGCCGGGGGTGAGAGCAGATGGAGGAGGGGGCGGAGAAGGGACGCGCGGTTTGGAAGAAGGCTGGAGGCCTTTGGGCTGCCATGGGGGCCGCTGGGCGCCCTCTGTGGCTGAGACCAGCCCTCTCCATCCCCCCAGCCCTGGTGGAGGATCTCCTGCGTAGCGGGGGCACCTCCTCGCACACAGTTAGCGGGGGCTGGGCCGCCTGGGGCCCGTGGTCATCCTGCTCCCGGGACTGCGAGCTGGGCTTCCGCGTCCGCAAGAGAACATGCACGAACCCGGAGCCCCGCAATGGGGGTCTGCCCTGCGTGGGGGACGCTGCAGAGTACCAGGACTGCAACCCCCAGGCTTGTCCAGGTAACCCTCCGCTAAGGAATTTTGGCCACGGGAACCCTCCTCGCCCCGGGAACCCCGATCTGGGAGATTCCCAGGTCTACGCAGGAGGCTACAACTCATGCCTGAAAACCTTTCCTCCCAGCCGACTATCTACAAGGCAAGGCGGGCCCCACAGAGTAACTTTTTGCCCTGAACATGGACACAgcaactccccacccccaccccccaccacaccaGGGCGTTTCCTCACCCTCTGGGTTGCTTGATTTGAGGCAGTGTTGGTTTGTGGGGtttggtattttttttgtctttttgccttttcttgggccgctcccgtgccgtatggaggttcccaggctaggggtcgaattggagctgtagccacaggcctaagccagagccacagcaacgcgggatcccagcctcctctacaacctacagcacagctcatggcaacgccagatccttaacccactgagagaggccagggatcgaacccacaacctcatggttcctagtcagattcgtcaaccactgcaccacgatgggaattccgagGCAGTGTTGGGTTTTGATGTCTCTTCTGCAGCCTGCATTTCCCCGGCTTctgctgaggggagggggcatTCTCTAACAGTGGGGTgtaggggtgaggtggggtgaTGCTGAGGGCAGCGTGGCCCAGGGCAGAGTGGCCGTAGCCTGGGATGGAGCAGAAGACTGTCTTGGCCCCTGCCTGCATCTGCAGTCTCTCTTCCCACACCCCATCCCTTTGCAGTACGGGGCGCCTGGTCCTGCTGGACCTCATGGTCCCCATGCTCAGCCTCATGCGGTGGCGGCCACTATCAACGCACCCGTTCCTGCACCAGCCCCGCACCCTCCCCAGGTGAGGACATCTGTCTCGGGCTGCACACGGAGGAGGCACTGTGTGCCACACAGGCCTGCCCAGGTATGAGGGCATCTGGCAAAGGCTGGGGAGCCCCTAGGAACCTGCCCATCCCCACTAGGGGGTCCCAGGTGGTTAACCTCTCCCCAACCCACAACCCACAGAAGGCTGGTCGCCGTGGTCCGAGTGGAGTGCATGCACCGAGGATGGAGTCCAGAGCCGCAGCCGGCACTGTGAGGAGCTGGTCCCCGGGCCCAGCACCTGTGCTGGAAACAGCAGTCAGAGCCGCCCCTGCCCCTACAGTGAGATTCCCGGTAAGTCTTCGAGCCAGCACCGTCACACCAACCCTTTCCACCCTGAACCCCCAACTTCCCTCCTCTTCTAAAGGATCCTGGCAATGCAAGATGAGACACCAGGGTGGGAGGTGTGCACTCATCATCTAGTGACTGGGCCAGCCTTTGTTGGAGGTGGGGTCTGGGTGGAGACAAAGGGGAATGAAGGTCCCCAGGCCCAGTCCCACAGGTCTCTGCTGCCCCAAACGTCCTCCCAGAGGCACCCagagcccggggtggggggagggacccATCTCATCTCCTCCTTGCCACTAATACCCACTCTGCTTGTCTTCCTGCAGTGATCCTACCTGCCTCCAGTGTGGACGAGGCCACTGGCTGTGGAGGTAAAAGGAATCTGCCCCACTTCAAGATGCTGCccttctgtccccacccccattgtcctccctcctcctcccctccacctccacctccaggaGGAGACCCACCTACTCTGAAATCTGGAGTTTCTCTGCTTCTCACTCCCCAGACACATAAACCTTTTTGGGGTCCCACACTGCTTTGGACGGTGTGTAGGGAAGTCTGGGGAGTTCCAAGCAGGGCCCCCAACTAGGAGGTGGTCGTCAAGAAGAGTCACCCTACTCCACACCCctggcttcctcctctgctccaagccacagctggtcCTGTGAGACAGGCCCCTGGTGACAGgccaccccacctccctgtccCTGAGGGCTCTGGCCTTAAGGTCCTTTCCTTTATGTCTCAGTCTCCTCCTGGGAGGCCCTTTCCTTACtgctcacttctctctctctcagggttCAGTCTCATCCATCTGGTGGCCACAGGCATCTCCTGCTTCCTTGGCTCTGGGCTGCTGACCTTGGCAGTGTACCTGTCCTGCCAGCATTGCCAGCACCAGTCCCAGGAGTCCACGCTTGTCCATCCTGCCACCCCCAACCACCTGCACTACAAGGGTGGGGGCACCCCCAAGAATGAGAAGTACACACCCATGGAATTCAAGGTGGGCGCTCTCAAGTAGAAACAGAGGGCAGGGTGAAGGGTGCAGCTGTCCCTAGTCCTAAGCTGGGCGTAACTGGGCTGGACACTCGGGAGGGAACAGGGGTGCTGTGAATGGAACACGGTGTCAGCAGACAGAATGTTCTCTCCTTGATGGGCTTCTGATCTCCTTGACCTGACGTGTGCCCTTTCCCCATCTCTCCCTTCAcccttttctctctggcttcttCCTTCTTCCGCAGACTCTGAACAAGAATAACTTGATTCCTGATGACAGAGCCAACTTCTACCCATTGCAGCAGACCAACGTGTACACGACCACCTACTACCCAAGTCCCCTGAACAAACACAGCTTCCGGCCCGAGGCCTCCCCTGGACAACGGTGCTTCCCCAACAGCTGATACCACTGTCCCGGGGACTTGGGCTCCTGCCTTCTGAAGGCACAGAGCACGTGGAGATGGGACGATGGAGCCAGTTTGGTTTTCTCCCTCTGCACGAGGCTGAGAACTTGCTGCCTTGCCTTGTGGGGGTCCCATCTGGCTTCCGAGAGCTCTGGCTGGCAGGGACCCTGGGGGAGAGGTCTGGCTTTGGGCAGGCACATGGCTGCCGTTCCAGCTCAGCCCAGGTCTCTCATGGCCTCCTTGCACCCCACCTTCACGCTGATCTCCCCTGCCACGTCCAGGCTGTGGACCTACTAGGCATGTGAGGGAATTGGAGAGTGGAGATGGCAGGAGGGCAGGCTCTTAGGTTTGGGTCGGAAATGATGGCCCCTGTGGCCATCGTAGGCTGAGGCTGCTCCTCTCTGGCTGGCCCCAGGAAGGGCCTGGGCCACATCCTGGTTGTATCTAAAAGAAACTAATCAAATGGCCCCAGAAGCTCTGGCTTCTCTGCCCAGGGCTGGGTCATTGTGGTGCTGCCCCAGTGTGACATGGGGACCAAGGCCCGGTGGTCCACCTTTGCCTAGCAGTCTGTACTTTGCCCGGAGACATGCCTCTGGGCAGAGGCAGTGAGGACTGGGGACTGGAACTGATCTTTGCTGAGAAGTCCTTTACTCTGGGCTGCGTTCCCCAGCCTTGCCCTCAGAATGCAGGGAAGGTGGCCCAGGAGAAAGGGAGATGGGAATCCAGCCTCCGTGCTGCTCTGGAGACGACCTTCCAGGTGCTGCTCCACAGAGCTGAGACCTGCCTGGGAGTCTCTGCTGGCCCCTCATTTGTTCAGgaacacacacacgtacacacccAATCACAATCTgctgcagccacaaaaaggaTGTTGGGCTGTGGTGTTATTAATTAAAGATGATGTCGAGTCTCCAAATGTAACATTGTCttcctgggtgtgtgtgggggttgTAGTCAATTAGAGCAATGCCCTGGGGTGACAGATGGTCTTGTCGGGGTGGAAGAGATGACCCACATAGAGAGTTTGACTTTAATAGAGGGTAGTTTTCCATGTGCGAATGtgtctaaacacacacacacacacacacacacacacacacacacacacacattgcccTAAACCCTT is a genomic window of Sus scrofa isolate TJ Tabasco breed Duroc chromosome 13, Sscrofa11.1, whole genome shotgun sequence containing:
- the SEMA5B gene encoding semaphorin-5B isoform X3; its protein translation is MRNYLFRLSLANVSLLQATEWASNEDTRRSCQSKGKTEEECQNYVRVLIVTGRKVFMCGTNAFSPVCSSRQVGNLSRTVEKINGVARCPYDPRHNSTAVISSQGELYAATVIDFSGRDPAIYRSLGSGPPLRTAQYNSKWLNEPNFVAAFDIGLFAYFFLRENAVEHDCGRTVYSRVARVCKNDVGGRFLLEDTWTTFMKARLNCSRPGEVPFYYNELQSAFHLPEQDLIYGVFTTNVNSIAASAVCAFNLSAISQAFNGPFRYQENPRAAWLPIANPIPNFQCGTLPEVGPNENLTERSLQDAQRLFLMSEAVQPVTPEPCVTQDSVRFSHLVVDLVQAKDTLYHVLYIGTESGTILKALSTTSRSLRGCYLEELHVLPPGRREPLRSLRILHSARALFVGLSDGVLRVPLERCAAYRSQGACLEARDPYCGWDGKQQRCSTLEDSSNMSLWTQNITECPVRNVTRDGSFGPWSPWQPCEHLDGDTSGSCLCRARACDSPRPRCGGRDCLGPAIHIANCSRNGAWTPWSSWALCSTSCGIGFQVRQRSCSNPAPRHGGRICVGKSREERFCNENTPCPVPIFWASWGSWSKCSSNCGGGVQSRSRACENGNSCPGCGMEFKTCNPEGCPEVRRNTPWTPWLPVNVTQGGARQEQRFRFTCRAPLPDPHGLQFGRRRVETRTCPADGSGACDTDALVEDLLRSGGTSSHTVSGGWAAWGPWSSCSRDCELGFRVRKRTCTNPEPRNGGLPCVGDAAEYQDCNPQACPVRGAWSCWTSWSPCSASCGGGHYQRTRSCTSPAPSPGEDICLGLHTEEALCATQACPEGWSPWSEWSACTEDGVQSRSRHCEELVPGPSTCAGNSSQSRPCPYSEIPVILPASSVDEATGCGGFSLIHLVATGISCFLGSGLLTLAVYLSCQHCQHQSQESTLVHPATPNHLHYKGGGTPKNEKYTPMEFKTLNKNNLIPDDRANFYPLQQTNVYTTTYYPSPLNKHSFRPEASPGQRCFPNS